The Desulfolucanica intricata genome contains the following window.
TGTCAAGACTATACAAGCGATGATTTGCATTGAATAACCTCAAAGGCTCACCTAAAAGCATGTAATTAATTAGGCAGCTAATTTAAAAGCTTGCTCATATTCCAGCGGAGACATGTATCCTAAAGATGAATGCAGTCTAATGCGGTTATAAAAAACTTCAATATATTCAAAGATGGCTTGGCGAGCTTCGGCTCTT
Protein-coding sequences here:
- a CDS encoding IS3 family transposase is translated as RAEARQAIFEYIEVFYNRIRLHSSLGYMSPLEYEQAFKLAA